CAGCAGGTCGCGCGAAATGGGGTCAAAAAACAGGTCTTGTCATGCTTCTGCCACATGGTTATGAAGGACAGGGTCCTGAACACTCCAGCGCCCGTCTGGAGCGCTTCTTACAGCTTGGCGGGGAATATAACTGGACAGTCGCCAACTGTTCAACAGCGGGTCAATACTTCCATATCCTAAGACGTCAAGCCGCTATCTTACAAAAAGAAGAAGTAAGGCCGCTTGTCATCATGACTCCAAAAAGCCTGCTGAGAAATCAGTTTGCAGCTGTCACGGCAGAAGAATTAGCCAATGGGGAATTTCATTCAGTCCTCGAGCAAAAGGGTCTTGGGGAAAGCCCGGATGCTGTAGAAAGAGTTGTGTTATGCAGCGGCAAGATTGCGATTGATGTAGAAGAGAAGCTTCAGGATCTCGATGATAAAGACTGGTTGCACGTTCTAAGGGTGGAAGAAATCTATCCTTTCCCTAAAGGGGATATTACAACCATCTTAGAAAGGTATCCAAACCTTAAAGAATTGGTCTGGATCCAGGAGGAACCTAAGAATATGGGAGCATGGACATTTGCGGAACCAAGACTCCGTGACATTGCCCCTCAGGGTGTCGATGTGCATTATATCGGGCGTCGCAGACGTTCCAGCCCATCCGAAGGCGAACCAACTGTACACAAAAAAGAACAATCAAGGATCATAAACGAAGCGTTAACCCGATAAGAAAGAGGAGGACATCACAGTGGCAGAAATTAAAGTTCCAGAATTAGCAGAATCAATAACAGAAGGTACGATTGCACAATGGCTGAAGCAGCCAGGGGATTATGTTGAAAAAGGCGAATATATCGTCGAGCTTGAAACCGATAAAGTAAACGTGGAAGTCATTTCAGAAGAAGCCGGTACAATCCAGGAGCTTAAAGCTGATGAAGGCGATACGGTTGAAGTTGGACAAGTGATTGCCATTGTAGGTGCAGGCGGAGAAGCCAATGCCACTCCTGAAGCAAAGGAAGAAGCTCCCAAGAAGGAAGAGAAGACGGAAGAAGCACCTGTTGAAGAAACACCAGTCAAAGACGAGAAAAAGAATCGTCCGATCGCTTCTCCGGCAGCACGCAAGTTAGCTCGTGAGAAAGGCATCGATCTGTCCGATGTTCCAACAGATCCACTTGGACGTGTTCGTAAACAGGACATAGAAGCCTATAGCAATAAACCGGCAGAAGCTCCTTCTAAGCCTTCTGCACAGGAGAAGAAGGCTCCAGCTAAGAAAGATGATGGAAAGCCAGTGGTACGTGAGAAAATGTCCCGCCGACGTCAAACCATCGCGAAACGATTAGTCGAGGTTCAGCAGACAGCTGCCATGCTGACGACATTCAATGAAATTGATATGAGTAAAGTCATGGAGTTACGGAAACGCAAGAAGGACAAATTCTTTGATGACCATGATGTAAGACTTGGTTTCATGAGTTTCTTTACAAAAGCAGTGGTAGCGGCACTTAAGAAATTCCCTTATGTAAACGCAGAAATCGATGGGGATGAAATCGTCCTTAAGAAGTTCTACGATGTCGGCGTAGCCGTATCCACGGATGATGGATTGGTTGTACCTGTCGTACGCGACTGTGAACGAAAGAATTTTGCAGAAATTGAAGGGGAAATCATGGAACTGGCTACCAAGGCCAGAAACAATAAGTTATCCCTTGGAGACCTGCAAGGTGGGTCATTCACCATTACAAATGGTGGGGTATTCGGCTCATTACTTTCCACTCCGATCTTAAATGGACCACAGGTTGGAATTCTGGGAATGCATAAAATCCAACTTCGTCCTGTAGCCATTGATAAGGACACAATGGAGAATCGTCCGATGATGTACATTGCTTTATCATATGATCATAGAATCATTGATGGAAAAGAAGCGGTTGGATTCCTGGCAATGGTTAAAGACTTACTTGAAAACCCTGAAGATTTACTTCTTGAAGGGTAAACCACTCTGATTGAATAGTGATAGATGAATGTTTGGCTGATTCATATGACCCCTGGTGGTATATGAATCAGCTTTTTTTTTCACATATTTTAACCAAGCGCATAAAATGTGGTTAAATAAAATAAAGTTTCCGTAAGGAAAATTGTGGACAACAACCGGAGAGGGTGGGGGGAAATGAACGCTTATCACTCAAAAAAAGTGCTTCAGTATTCTTATTTATTTCATAAGATCGGACTTCTGGATCATGATCAATTTAAGCAAATAGAGGAATACCATGGAATAAAAGTCATGAAAAAAGACAGACTCAAATGAACGTGAGTCTGTCATCAATATCTCAGGGGGTGAGATTAATTGTTTTTAATTTTTTGTTTATTTACAACGTCAAGATTTCCTAAAAGGTTTCAATCCACGGTTACGAATTTCTTTCTTAAGAAGCGATATCCAGTCTTGATCATTCCCTTGTTTCTCAGCATCACGATAAGCTGCCACCAACTGTTCATTACTTAAGATTTTCATGACCAACCTCCCAGGAAATGTATAAAATATAGAATTTTCTATATTTTCTATTTATTCTACAGAGAAAACATCCATTTGAAAAGTGTTTTTTCATAAATTCCTTCTAAAGTTGTATTTTTAGTTGTTTTGTTGAATTTGGTTTAAAGAAAGCGCTTTTTGTCTTATGAGACCAAAGAGGAATTGTTGAATTTTGTCGACAGTGTGATACCGGACTATTTAACCTATATTAGAGGTATGAGGTAATTAGTTTGAAAATTTAAATTTTTGTGATAATATACACGCATAAGGAACTGAAATGTCACCTCTTGAATCACTTACGGAAGGTTCCTATTTATACAGGGTCATACCAAAGGGGGAATATCATTTGTCAGAGATTTTACACACTACAGTAGGGGATCTTCTCGAAGAAAAAGCACGCATTCAGCCGGACATTGAAGCGGTCGTCTATGCTGACAGAGGGTTAAGATGGTCCTATCATGAATTTAACCAATTATGCAGACAGGCCGCA
The DNA window shown above is from Rossellomorea vietnamensis and carries:
- the sda gene encoding sporulation histidine kinase inhibitor Sda, coding for MKILSNEQLVAAYRDAEKQGNDQDWISLLKKEIRNRGLKPFRKS
- the odhB gene encoding 2-oxoglutarate dehydrogenase complex dihydrolipoyllysine-residue succinyltransferase, which gives rise to MAEIKVPELAESITEGTIAQWLKQPGDYVEKGEYIVELETDKVNVEVISEEAGTIQELKADEGDTVEVGQVIAIVGAGGEANATPEAKEEAPKKEEKTEEAPVEETPVKDEKKNRPIASPAARKLAREKGIDLSDVPTDPLGRVRKQDIEAYSNKPAEAPSKPSAQEKKAPAKKDDGKPVVREKMSRRRQTIAKRLVEVQQTAAMLTTFNEIDMSKVMELRKRKKDKFFDDHDVRLGFMSFFTKAVVAALKKFPYVNAEIDGDEIVLKKFYDVGVAVSTDDGLVVPVVRDCERKNFAEIEGEIMELATKARNNKLSLGDLQGGSFTITNGGVFGSLLSTPILNGPQVGILGMHKIQLRPVAIDKDTMENRPMMYIALSYDHRIIDGKEAVGFLAMVKDLLENPEDLLLEG